In Archangium lipolyticum, a single genomic region encodes these proteins:
- a CDS encoding methyltransferase domain-containing protein: MHPTFRRLGTSELLPRYIFAESLFARRRVLEVDAVATTGGESARFLLERGARTVVACDADLAAVSAAQKAHGGPSLRYRANVYDDLEPGSFDLVFVADLAPYVRAPALFAELARLVSRQGFLIGGLRNTAGLALWQLMEVEEGVPPTYGQLLDALSPHFPHVEVATQAPVLGYQLAFEKGDGLQVDGTLIRGGEAAYFVVMAGQEPARVVDPTWVQLPPEPLAFTRGKLDEVALRGKGWEERANRLKESLGRMRAELTDRENELTQLKPALEIARDDVARLTAQLEQARGTPESARERDELSSRLRRTELELQVAQERLADADRRLTQQRLELESAERSRKEADVQVLGAQEALRLERARREELNTTLEESRERLTQAYTHQRELQDELAGLRVEREKDRLAAERAREQTEELRRQAEAARERELRIAEQYSTALAAVEHLKEEVARVEEARKTAEALLRSQDMDLARMSREVEDSARRVSSAEAGRREAELALTAREAEWRGLDTELTAARATMEQLTAEVESRTRAEANARGVAAQLEQALHELQARLEDSDRAVAELSAANEEERRLAEERLSQAVAEERARTERAEAEAARELAAREAQELRAEGLENQVRVEVAAREEAARELAGLQAQKQAWADERGVLRRRVVEVEATLAELERVRTSDVEAISRLDAALKATQGSITVEQQARVEADEAREQARAELEEERQQRALVEEALTRAQAGLEAEQRRLEEFREASARLQAGLDAERQLRIQSNEESARFQEELGEERQQRARMEEALTRARASLETEREQRAGLEASLAEVRAELDAAREEHGQSEEVSGQVRAELEAERQQRAEAEESLAAIRAELESEREGRERTEESLGLARTERDTERQQRAEVEALLSRVRAELESEREAHTEAEIALAELRPLLAQVRAEAESWKQGREEAESALSETRRELESERSGRETLERALSDARADLESARSGADERERARISELETVRREAEELSTDLTEQLRLVEELRAGLERERGTSRSLQEELERLRSEHEASSHRASGLDSRTHELEEKLAEAEARLTEARAREESITAERDARKRDAVEVRVELEGLRDDLARKEQELAALRAQVAQLDAARYQAQQASMALQQAHMGLRDRDQHIAHLQKEVAEVRARLGAEHEQTELLTMQLESARRIAGKAPSLESALAEERAALEAARSALGTAQGELETARSALDDARGELEKEREKVEAARTELDDVRSELLRAHAASAVERDRASAVERSASELENRLAEATAELEAAKEQVAELEATREKLVELEARASEAERQARERESSTQSVQEQIAKLETEKAGLVSERERLSSELTVARAARIRLEGRITALEAASAEAVKFLDTERSEKAKQAQAAEALNARIQVLEADKTALKEKIQQLQARQPPSDSEAVLELSAEVERLQSDIETLQATLGERDAQIAEQKRLLEGKESELAGLRRMSAKMGSNSVQDIYARANAELNAVKNELLRRPKAGTPTSAPPSPEAAPAARKPDEQG, translated from the coding sequence ATGCATCCCACATTCCGCCGCCTGGGGACCAGCGAGCTGTTGCCCCGGTACATCTTCGCGGAGAGCCTCTTCGCGCGCCGCCGCGTGTTGGAGGTCGACGCCGTCGCGACCACCGGGGGTGAGAGCGCGCGCTTCCTCCTGGAGCGCGGCGCCCGCACCGTGGTGGCCTGCGACGCGGACCTCGCGGCGGTGTCGGCGGCCCAGAAGGCCCATGGTGGCCCCTCGCTGCGCTACCGCGCCAACGTCTACGACGACCTCGAGCCCGGCAGCTTCGACCTGGTGTTCGTGGCGGACCTCGCCCCCTACGTGCGCGCCCCCGCGCTGTTCGCGGAGCTGGCGCGGCTGGTGAGCCGTCAGGGCTTCCTCATCGGCGGCCTGCGCAACACCGCGGGCCTCGCCCTCTGGCAGCTCATGGAGGTGGAGGAGGGCGTACCCCCCACGTACGGGCAGCTGCTCGACGCGCTCTCGCCGCACTTCCCCCACGTGGAGGTGGCCACCCAGGCCCCGGTGCTGGGCTACCAGCTCGCCTTCGAGAAGGGGGATGGCCTCCAGGTGGACGGCACCCTCATCCGCGGTGGCGAGGCCGCCTACTTCGTGGTGATGGCCGGCCAGGAGCCCGCCCGCGTCGTGGACCCCACCTGGGTGCAACTGCCGCCCGAGCCGCTCGCCTTCACCCGCGGGAAGCTGGACGAGGTGGCCCTGCGCGGCAAGGGGTGGGAGGAGCGCGCCAACCGCCTCAAGGAGTCCCTCGGCCGGATGCGCGCGGAGCTCACCGACCGCGAGAACGAGCTGACCCAGCTCAAGCCGGCGCTGGAGATCGCCCGCGACGACGTGGCCCGGCTCACCGCGCAGCTGGAGCAGGCGCGCGGCACCCCCGAGTCCGCCCGCGAGCGCGACGAGCTGTCCTCGCGCCTGCGCCGCACCGAGCTGGAGCTGCAGGTGGCGCAGGAGCGCCTGGCGGACGCGGACCGGCGCCTCACCCAGCAGCGGCTGGAGCTGGAGTCCGCCGAGCGCTCCCGGAAGGAGGCCGATGTCCAGGTCCTGGGCGCGCAGGAGGCGCTGCGGCTGGAGCGCGCCCGCCGCGAGGAGCTGAACACCACCTTGGAGGAGTCGCGCGAGCGCCTCACCCAGGCGTACACCCACCAGCGCGAGCTGCAGGACGAGCTGGCGGGCCTGCGGGTGGAGCGCGAGAAGGATCGGCTCGCGGCCGAGCGCGCCCGGGAGCAGACCGAGGAGCTGCGGCGGCAGGCCGAGGCGGCCCGTGAGCGAGAGCTGCGCATCGCCGAGCAGTACTCGACAGCGCTCGCGGCGGTGGAGCACCTCAAGGAGGAGGTGGCCCGCGTCGAGGAGGCACGCAAGACGGCCGAGGCGCTGCTGCGCTCGCAGGACATGGACCTGGCGCGCATGTCGCGCGAGGTGGAGGACAGCGCCCGGCGCGTGTCGTCCGCGGAGGCGGGCCGGAGGGAGGCGGAGCTGGCCCTCACCGCGCGCGAGGCCGAGTGGCGCGGGCTGGACACGGAGCTGACGGCGGCGCGGGCCACGATGGAGCAGCTCACCGCCGAGGTGGAGTCTCGCACGCGCGCCGAGGCCAATGCCCGTGGGGTGGCGGCGCAGCTCGAGCAGGCCCTGCACGAGCTCCAGGCGCGCCTGGAGGACAGTGATCGCGCCGTGGCGGAGCTGTCGGCGGCGAACGAGGAGGAGCGCCGGCTCGCGGAGGAGCGGCTGTCCCAGGCGGTCGCCGAGGAGCGGGCGAGGACGGAGCGGGCCGAGGCCGAGGCCGCGCGGGAGCTGGCCGCGCGCGAGGCCCAGGAGCTCCGCGCCGAGGGACTCGAGAACCAGGTGCGGGTGGAGGTGGCCGCCCGCGAGGAGGCGGCGCGCGAGCTCGCCGGCCTACAGGCCCAGAAGCAGGCGTGGGCCGATGAGCGAGGCGTCCTGCGGCGGCGCGTGGTGGAGGTCGAGGCGACGCTCGCGGAGCTGGAGCGGGTGCGGACCTCGGACGTGGAGGCGATCTCCCGGCTGGACGCGGCGCTGAAGGCGACGCAGGGCTCCATCACGGTGGAGCAGCAGGCGCGGGTCGAGGCCGACGAGGCGCGCGAGCAGGCGCGGGCGGAGCTCGAGGAGGAGCGCCAGCAGCGGGCCCTGGTGGAAGAGGCCCTGACGCGGGCCCAGGCCGGGCTCGAAGCGGAGCAGCGGCGGCTGGAGGAGTTCCGGGAGGCGAGCGCGAGGCTCCAGGCCGGACTCGACGCGGAGCGGCAGCTGCGCATCCAGTCGAACGAGGAGAGCGCGCGGTTCCAGGAAGAGCTCGGGGAGGAGCGCCAGCAGCGGGCCCGGATGGAAGAGGCCCTGACGCGCGCTCGGGCCTCGCTCGAGACGGAGCGCGAGCAGCGGGCCGGGCTCGAAGCCTCGCTGGCCGAGGTCCGCGCCGAGCTCGACGCCGCGCGAGAGGAGCACGGACAGTCGGAGGAAGTCTCCGGACAGGTGCGCGCGGAGCTCGAGGCCGAGCGGCAACAGCGGGCCGAGGCCGAGGAGTCGCTCGCGGCCATCCGTGCGGAGCTGGAGTCGGAGCGCGAGGGCAGGGAGCGGACCGAGGAGTCGCTGGGGCTCGCCCGGACGGAGCGCGACACCGAGCGGCAACAGCGGGCCGAGGTCGAGGCTCTGTTGTCCCGCGTGCGCGCCGAGCTGGAATCGGAGCGTGAGGCTCATACCGAGGCGGAGATCGCGCTCGCGGAGCTGCGCCCGCTGCTGGCCCAGGTACGTGCCGAGGCGGAGTCCTGGAAGCAGGGGCGCGAGGAGGCGGAGAGCGCGCTCTCGGAGACCCGGCGCGAGCTGGAGTCCGAGCGCTCCGGCCGCGAGACGCTGGAGCGAGCCCTGTCCGATGCACGCGCGGATCTGGAGTCCGCCCGGTCCGGCGCGGACGAGCGCGAGCGGGCCCGGATCTCGGAGCTGGAGACGGTCCGGCGCGAGGCGGAGGAGCTGAGCACCGACCTGACGGAGCAGCTGCGGCTCGTCGAGGAGCTTCGGGCGGGCTTGGAGCGGGAGCGCGGCACGTCCAGGTCCCTCCAGGAGGAGCTCGAGCGCCTGCGGTCCGAGCACGAGGCCTCGTCCCACCGTGCCTCCGGCCTGGACTCGCGGACCCACGAGCTGGAGGAGAAGCTGGCGGAGGCCGAGGCCCGGCTCACGGAGGCCCGGGCGCGCGAGGAGTCCATCACCGCGGAGCGCGATGCCCGCAAGCGCGATGCCGTGGAGGTCCGGGTGGAGTTGGAGGGACTCCGGGACGACCTCGCGAGGAAGGAACAGGAGCTGGCGGCGCTGCGGGCCCAGGTGGCGCAGCTCGATGCCGCCCGTTACCAGGCGCAGCAGGCCTCGATGGCGCTCCAACAGGCGCACATGGGGCTGAGGGACAGGGACCAGCACATCGCGCACCTTCAGAAGGAGGTGGCCGAGGTCCGGGCCCGGCTCGGCGCGGAGCACGAGCAGACGGAGCTGCTCACCATGCAGCTCGAGTCGGCGCGGCGCATCGCGGGCAAGGCGCCCTCGCTGGAGTCGGCCCTGGCGGAGGAGCGCGCGGCGCTGGAAGCCGCCCGGAGCGCGCTGGGAACGGCCCAGGGAGAGCTGGAGACCGCCCGGAGCGCGCTGGACGACGCCCGTGGCGAGCTGGAGAAGGAGCGCGAGAAGGTCGAGGCCGCGCGCACCGAGCTCGACGACGTCCGCTCGGAGCTGCTCCGGGCCCACGCGGCCTCGGCGGTGGAGCGGGATCGGGCCTCGGCGGTGGAGCGCTCGGCGAGCGAGCTCGAGAACCGTCTGGCGGAGGCCACCGCGGAGCTGGAGGCCGCGAAGGAGCAGGTGGCCGAGCTGGAGGCCACGAGGGAGAAGCTGGTGGAGCTGGAGGCCCGCGCGAGCGAGGCCGAGCGGCAGGCTCGGGAGCGCGAGTCGTCCACGCAGTCGGTGCAGGAGCAGATCGCGAAGCTGGAGACGGAGAAGGCGGGGCTCGTATCCGAGCGCGAGCGGCTCAGCTCGGAGCTGACGGTGGCGCGCGCGGCCCGCATCCGGCTGGAGGGCCGGATAACGGCGCTGGAGGCGGCCTCCGCCGAGGCGGTGAAGTTCCTCGACACCGAGCGCTCCGAGAAGGCGAAGCAGGCGCAGGCGGCCGAGGCGCTCAACGCGCGCATCCAGGTGCTGGAGGCCGACAAGACCGCGCTGAAGGAGAAGATCCAGCAACTCCAGGCGCGCCAGCCGCCCTCGGACTCGGAGGCCGTGCTGGAGCTGTCCGCGGAGGTGGAGCGGTTGCAGAGCGATATCGAGACCTTGCAGGCCACCCTGGGCGAGCGCGACGCGCAAATCGCGGAGCAGAAGCGACTCCTGGAAGGCAAGGAATCCGAGCTGGCGGGCCTGCGGCGCATGTCCGCGAAGATGGGCTCCAACTCGGTCCAGGACATCTATGCGCGAGCCAACGCTGAGCTGAACGCGGTGAAGAATGAGTTGCTTCGCCGCCCCAAGGCGGGCACACCCACCTCAGCGCCCCCGTCGCCCGAAGCGGCTCCCGCCGCCCGGAAACCCGACGAGCAGGGCTGA
- the dapF gene encoding diaminopimelate epimerase has product MSTSAEFFFKYQGLGNDFIVLDRRKTGVDIDAEASRLLCDRRLGIGADGVLSLLPSETGFARMVVHNADGSIAEMCGNGLRCAVKYLVDHSGEKPERIDVETGAGVLVCSPGYGSDGVALVDISMGPARLVAPNLPSGATGQPFLDAPVPGHSGLRGYAVSMGNPHLVLLDQPLEDASRLGPALERHPGFPDRTNVEFVRVDPDGLTVVVWERGCGLTQACGTGACAAATAAVLAQRLPADTWSRVSLPGGDLHIRVPSDLSDIRLRGPVAFVFTGVVPDLPGR; this is encoded by the coding sequence ATGAGCACTTCGGCAGAGTTCTTCTTCAAGTACCAAGGCCTCGGCAACGACTTCATCGTGTTGGACCGCCGCAAGACCGGGGTGGACATCGACGCGGAGGCCTCGCGGCTGCTGTGCGACCGGCGCCTGGGCATTGGCGCGGACGGCGTCCTGTCCCTGCTGCCCTCGGAGACGGGATTCGCGCGGATGGTGGTGCACAACGCCGACGGCAGCATCGCGGAGATGTGCGGCAACGGCCTGCGGTGCGCGGTGAAGTACCTCGTGGACCACTCCGGCGAGAAGCCCGAGCGCATCGACGTGGAGACCGGGGCGGGGGTGCTCGTGTGCTCGCCGGGCTACGGCTCGGATGGCGTGGCGCTGGTGGACATCTCCATGGGGCCCGCGCGGCTCGTCGCGCCCAACCTGCCCTCGGGAGCCACCGGCCAGCCGTTCCTCGACGCGCCCGTGCCCGGCCACTCCGGGCTGCGCGGCTACGCCGTCAGCATGGGCAATCCTCACCTCGTCCTGCTCGACCAGCCCTTGGAGGATGCCAGCCGTCTGGGCCCCGCGCTCGAGCGGCACCCTGGCTTTCCGGACCGGACCAACGTCGAGTTCGTCCGCGTGGACCCGGATGGCCTGACGGTCGTGGTGTGGGAGCGGGGCTGTGGCCTCACCCAGGCCTGCGGCACCGGGGCCTGCGCGGCGGCCACAGCGGCGGTGCTCGCCCAGCGGCTCCCGGCGGATACCTGGTCGAGGGTCAGCCTGCCGGGCGGGGACCTGCACATCCGGGTGCCCTCGGATCTGTCGGACATCCGCCTCCGGGGGCCCGTCGCCTTCGTCTTCACGGGCGTTGTCCCGGATCTCCCGGGCCGGTAA
- a CDS encoding response regulator gives MAGPILVVDDDNFFRQLASDMLSRRGYRVVTVDSAARALEEVGRTSFELVITDVVMPGMDGFALTTKLRERDPEQEVILVSQRTDVKGSTMALRAGVADCLTKPIEEADLQLAVERAMERAQLRHERTQLQTENLEFARYQNLHQRCLEFLSQPDLEWLQERVAAELASVCDAQSAALWIADDRGHLVLRAYRGLLDRQFLADRMSPDGPLGNRLREAMPWIARDERSPVLYVPFVISGEIMGLAQLSDPLAGDFRTEHVRYAKILGDSAAVGIKNGRRVQALQRLGLRDRDTAAYNLSYFTDYASKEIYKARRYGRTFSLLTFSVDNLPLVRMRLGMADAKLAVRGIIKAFSRIVRDSDVIAKASDQEFYLLLPETDFFGAMMFVRRALDAVRAEPEAQEVEARLPLALVGGASTFPKDGEDFDELVHRCRRRMEERRCSLQRKLMLDTLPFWDEVDLLLGNASSPKLPVEESAEPSRRGKVSDVLFDELQAEIARELVRDPSSRGLLYVGGPEIRADLPIALGLESAPADMSSRVYLLGRRGDLESHPALTPVFLEGDERMSRHEFILWLSENAAYALIQRRGLGATWGFHSSDTSVVDGLITRLQSEYDLQPY, from the coding sequence GTGGCTGGCCCCATCCTCGTCGTCGACGACGACAACTTCTTCCGGCAGCTCGCTTCCGACATGCTCTCCCGGAGGGGCTACCGCGTCGTCACCGTGGACAGCGCCGCCCGGGCCCTGGAGGAGGTGGGGCGTACCTCCTTTGAGCTCGTCATCACCGACGTGGTGATGCCCGGGATGGACGGCTTCGCCCTCACCACGAAGTTGCGCGAGCGCGACCCCGAGCAGGAGGTCATCCTCGTCAGCCAGCGCACGGACGTGAAGGGCTCGACCATGGCCCTGCGCGCGGGGGTGGCCGACTGTCTCACCAAGCCCATCGAGGAGGCGGATCTGCAACTGGCCGTCGAGCGAGCCATGGAGCGCGCCCAGCTGCGCCACGAGCGCACCCAGCTCCAGACCGAGAACCTGGAGTTCGCGCGCTACCAGAACCTCCACCAGCGCTGCCTGGAGTTCCTGTCGCAGCCGGACCTCGAGTGGCTCCAGGAGCGCGTGGCCGCCGAGCTCGCCTCCGTTTGCGATGCCCAGAGCGCCGCGTTGTGGATCGCCGATGACCGGGGGCACCTGGTCCTGCGCGCCTACCGGGGCCTGCTGGACAGACAGTTCCTCGCGGATCGCATGAGCCCGGATGGGCCGCTCGGCAACCGCCTGCGCGAGGCCATGCCGTGGATCGCCCGCGACGAGCGCTCGCCGGTGCTCTACGTCCCGTTCGTCATCAGCGGGGAGATCATGGGCCTGGCGCAGCTGTCGGACCCGCTCGCCGGGGACTTCCGCACCGAGCACGTGCGCTACGCGAAGATTCTCGGTGACTCGGCGGCGGTGGGCATCAAGAACGGCCGCCGGGTGCAGGCGCTGCAGCGGTTGGGCCTGAGGGACCGGGACACCGCCGCCTACAACCTCAGCTACTTCACGGACTACGCCTCCAAGGAGATCTACAAGGCGCGGCGCTACGGGCGGACGTTCTCGCTGCTGACGTTCTCCGTGGACAACCTGCCGCTGGTGCGGATGCGCCTGGGGATGGCGGACGCGAAGCTGGCGGTGCGCGGCATCATCAAGGCGTTCTCGCGAATCGTGCGGGACTCGGACGTCATCGCCAAGGCGAGCGACCAGGAGTTCTACCTGCTGCTGCCGGAGACGGACTTCTTCGGCGCGATGATGTTCGTGCGGCGGGCGTTGGACGCGGTGCGCGCGGAGCCGGAGGCGCAGGAGGTGGAGGCGCGCCTGCCGCTGGCGCTGGTGGGCGGGGCGAGCACCTTCCCCAAGGACGGCGAGGACTTCGACGAGCTGGTGCACCGCTGCCGCCGCCGGATGGAGGAGCGCCGCTGCTCGCTGCAGCGCAAGCTGATGCTGGACACGCTGCCCTTCTGGGACGAGGTGGACCTGCTGCTCGGCAACGCCTCCAGCCCGAAGCTGCCGGTGGAGGAGAGCGCGGAGCCCTCGCGGCGGGGGAAGGTGTCGGACGTGCTCTTCGACGAGCTCCAGGCGGAGATCGCCCGCGAGCTGGTGCGAGACCCGAGCTCGCGCGGGCTGCTGTACGTGGGAGGCCCGGAGATCCGCGCGGATCTGCCCATCGCGCTGGGGTTGGAGTCGGCGCCAGCGGACATGTCCTCGCGGGTGTACCTGCTGGGGCGGCGGGGAGACCTGGAGTCGCACCCGGCGCTCACGCCGGTCTTCCTGGAGGGAGATGAGCGCATGAGCCGGCACGAGTTCATCCTCTGGCTGTCGGAGAACGCGGCGTACGCGCTCATCCAGCGCCGGGGGCTCGGAGCGACGTGGGGATTCCACTCGTCGGACACCTCGGTGGTGGACGGACTCATCACCCGCTTGCAGTCCGAGTACGACCTGCAGCCGTACTGA
- a CDS encoding DUF4388 domain-containing protein: MAQVRKILIADPDLESVRPLSRALRTKGYQVHYAPDGSRALEVSVLRHPDLILFDEACRLLDARTFINILRTNPRTDDIPVVVSTGQFEADRMRGLRDGFLRKPFNIDEVLSRIEHVFRRNEAAKDLKSEAQEIEGSLSQLSIPDLMQILGMNKRSGKLTLERGNERGEIVVVEGRPANARVGRAEGEKALFRLLVWSEGTFTFAPGGNSGKARIQRAMDDALLEAMRQADEVNRLLPGLPPRNTRLVLAPEADLTKDQHPVTAQVVELLRQPRALGEVLDLAPATDLEVVGVLHTLLQKGVARMAEGERDEGGPLMGPAELHALRGRILRGKGPTREATAKVFVCGSGPSVARRLLSQLPDIAAVAAEPTAVKSGFGTLGRLDLNELLHLDFCVLPPAEAARPLWRPFSAGGVGALLFDTSEAAVKLAYFLAWDIRMPVVVVGHPVPAELQGAPAGAASVGEDLTEAVRSLLILALNPAPMLPGVPQQVSRTVSA, from the coding sequence ATGGCCCAGGTTCGAAAGATCCTCATCGCCGATCCCGACCTCGAGTCGGTCCGCCCGCTGTCGAGGGCGCTGCGCACCAAGGGGTACCAGGTGCACTACGCGCCGGACGGCTCGAGGGCGCTGGAGGTGTCGGTGCTGCGGCACCCGGACCTCATCCTGTTCGACGAGGCGTGCCGGCTGCTGGACGCGCGCACCTTCATCAACATCCTGCGCACGAACCCGCGGACGGATGACATCCCCGTGGTGGTGTCCACCGGCCAGTTCGAGGCGGACCGGATGCGGGGCCTGCGCGACGGCTTCCTGCGCAAGCCCTTCAACATCGACGAGGTGCTCTCGCGCATCGAGCACGTCTTCCGCCGCAACGAGGCGGCGAAGGACCTCAAGAGCGAGGCGCAGGAGATCGAAGGCTCGCTGAGCCAGCTGAGCATTCCGGATCTGATGCAGATCCTCGGGATGAACAAGCGCAGCGGGAAGCTGACGCTGGAGCGGGGCAACGAGCGAGGGGAGATCGTGGTGGTGGAGGGCCGCCCGGCGAACGCGAGGGTGGGGCGGGCCGAGGGAGAGAAGGCGCTCTTCCGGCTGTTGGTGTGGTCGGAGGGGACGTTCACCTTCGCGCCGGGAGGAAACAGTGGGAAGGCGCGAATCCAGCGGGCGATGGACGACGCGCTGCTGGAGGCGATGCGGCAGGCGGACGAGGTGAACCGGCTGTTGCCGGGGCTGCCGCCGCGCAACACGAGGCTGGTGCTCGCGCCGGAGGCGGACCTGACGAAGGATCAGCACCCGGTGACGGCGCAGGTGGTGGAGCTGCTGCGCCAGCCGAGGGCGCTGGGCGAGGTATTGGACCTGGCGCCGGCCACGGACCTGGAAGTGGTGGGCGTGCTGCACACGCTGCTGCAGAAGGGCGTGGCCCGCATGGCGGAGGGCGAGCGGGACGAGGGCGGACCGCTGATGGGCCCCGCCGAGCTGCACGCGCTGCGCGGACGCATTCTTCGGGGCAAGGGCCCCACGAGAGAGGCGACGGCGAAGGTCTTCGTCTGCGGCAGTGGCCCGTCGGTGGCACGGCGGTTGTTGTCGCAGTTGCCGGACATCGCGGCGGTGGCGGCCGAGCCCACGGCGGTGAAGAGCGGCTTCGGCACGCTGGGGCGGTTGGACCTGAACGAGCTGTTGCACCTGGACTTCTGCGTGCTGCCACCGGCGGAGGCGGCGAGGCCGTTGTGGAGGCCCTTCAGCGCGGGAGGGGTAGGGGCGCTGCTGTTCGACACGTCGGAAGCGGCGGTGAAGCTGGCGTACTTCCTGGCCTGGGACATCCGGATGCCGGTGGTGGTGGTGGGCCATCCGGTACCCGCGGAGCTCCAGGGGGCTCCAGCGGGAGCGGCGAGCGTGGGGGAGGACCTCACCGAGGCCGTGCGCAGCCTGCTCATCCTCGCGCTCAACCCGGCGCCGATGCTGCCCGGCGTGCCGCAGCAGGTGTCGCGCACCGTCTCCGCGTAG
- a CDS encoding phospholipase D-like domain-containing protein: MNLTLLNTDETISRLVSLIKNARKQVLLVSPYVTLGGEDRIGQAIRAALNNKVSVTLFFRLDDDLQSFTRTFGEYLQELVARGLKFFLLPKLHAKLYWSESEVIISSLNLLSSSFLSSIEVGLWSQDPADVAQVRKFISQEIEPHILSREDIQKRFGGKTSGDTRSARSAKQVDRSRSPPGMDGFCIRCAMAIELNPDKPYCWDDFQKWAEYENADYEDSFCHGCGKEFTATMNKPLCRSCYRKMTS, encoded by the coding sequence GTGAACCTGACCCTACTGAACACCGACGAAACCATTAGCCGGCTTGTCTCGCTCATCAAGAACGCGCGTAAGCAGGTGTTGCTCGTTTCTCCCTATGTCACGCTGGGAGGAGAGGACCGGATCGGGCAGGCCATACGAGCCGCGTTGAACAACAAGGTTTCTGTGACTCTGTTCTTCCGGCTCGATGACGACCTACAGTCTTTCACCCGGACCTTTGGTGAATACCTTCAGGAACTCGTCGCGCGGGGCTTGAAGTTCTTTTTGCTCCCGAAGCTTCATGCCAAGCTGTACTGGTCGGAGTCCGAGGTCATCATCTCCTCGTTGAACCTGCTGTCTTCCTCGTTTCTCTCCAGCATCGAGGTGGGGCTTTGGTCGCAGGACCCTGCGGACGTGGCCCAGGTGCGGAAATTCATCAGCCAGGAGATCGAGCCGCACATATTATCTCGCGAGGACATCCAGAAACGCTTTGGCGGCAAGACCAGTGGAGACACTCGCTCCGCCAGAAGTGCCAAGCAGGTGGATCGCTCTCGCTCTCCGCCTGGAATGGATGGGTTCTGCATCCGGTGCGCCATGGCCATCGAACTCAACCCAGACAAGCCATACTGCTGGGACGACTTCCAGAAGTGGGCCGAGTACGAGAACGCGGATTACGAAGACAGCTTCTGTCATGGCTGCGGCAAGGAGTTCACAGCCACCATGAACAAACCGCTGTGCCGGAGTTGTTACCGGAAAATGACAAGCTGA